In Sphingomonas sp. SUN019, one genomic interval encodes:
- a CDS encoding MBL fold metallo-hydrolase, which yields MIVTVTPIEQNCTLLWCTRTMKAAVIDPGGDIPRIKSAIAQAGVTVEKVLLTHGHIDHAGEAKPLADELGVEIEGPHEDDRFWLARLDEDGKNWGIRGVVFEPDRWLVDGDTVTVGDLTLNVYHTPGHTAGHVIFHHAPSKFAQVGDVLFQGSVGRTDLPQGNHKQLIESIVTKLWPLGDETAFIPGHGKPSTFAHERQWNMFVSDKALSA from the coding sequence ATGATCGTAACCGTCACCCCGATCGAGCAGAATTGCACCTTGCTATGGTGTACGCGCACGATGAAGGCGGCGGTGATCGATCCGGGCGGCGACATCCCGCGGATCAAATCGGCGATCGCGCAGGCCGGGGTTACGGTCGAGAAGGTGCTGCTGACGCACGGGCATATCGATCATGCGGGGGAGGCGAAGCCGCTGGCCGACGAGCTCGGCGTAGAGATCGAGGGGCCGCATGAAGATGACCGGTTCTGGCTCGCGCGGCTGGACGAGGACGGCAAGAATTGGGGAATCCGTGGGGTGGTGTTCGAGCCCGATCGGTGGCTGGTCGACGGCGATACCGTCACGGTCGGCGACCTGACGCTCAATGTCTATCATACGCCGGGGCACACCGCAGGGCACGTGATCTTCCATCATGCGCCGTCGAAATTCGCGCAGGTGGGCGACGTGCTGTTCCAGGGTTCCGTCGGGCGGACCGATCTGCCGCAGGGCAACCACAAGCAGTTGATCGAATCGATCGTGACCAAGCTGTGGCCGCTGGGCGACGAAACCGCCTTTATCCCCGGTCATGGCAAGCCCAGTACTTTTGCGCATGAGCGGCAGTGGAATATGTTTGTGAGTGACAAGGCATTGTCGGCGTAA
- a CDS encoding MAPEG family protein: MLLPVTLVIAGACAIINLWLAIRLVRGRVTGKVMMGDGGVPTMVSGMRAHANFTEYAPILLILIALIELARGPSPYLWALGFVFVLARIAHPFGMDREGPNPFRAGGAMGTWAVTAILAGWALVIAYQAEVKQPTIEEVPVEVVPSA; encoded by the coding sequence ATGCTGCTGCCCGTCACGCTCGTCATCGCAGGCGCCTGCGCGATCATCAACCTGTGGCTCGCGATTCGACTGGTCCGCGGCCGCGTGACGGGAAAGGTCATGATGGGCGACGGCGGTGTGCCGACGATGGTGTCGGGGATGCGCGCGCACGCCAACTTCACCGAATATGCGCCGATCTTGCTGATCCTGATCGCGCTCATCGAACTGGCGCGCGGGCCCTCGCCGTATTTGTGGGCGCTGGGATTCGTCTTCGTGCTCGCGCGAATCGCCCACCCGTTCGGCATGGACCGTGAAGGCCCGAACCCGTTCCGCGCTGGCGGTGCGATGGGAACCTGGGCGGTGACGGCGATCCTCGCGGGCTGGGCGCTGGTGATCGCTTATCAGGCCGAGGTGAAACAGCCCACGATCGAGGAAGTGCCGGTCGAGGTCGTGCCGAGCGCGTAA
- the rpmF gene encoding 50S ribosomal protein L32, producing the protein MAVPKRKTSPSRRGMRRSHDALSIDAFQECPNCGELKRPHNLCSACGHYNGREVVSVEG; encoded by the coding sequence ATGGCCGTCCCCAAGCGAAAGACTTCCCCCTCCCGCCGCGGCATGCGCCGCTCGCACGATGCGCTGTCGATCGACGCGTTTCAGGAGTGCCCGAACTGCGGCGAATTGAAGCGCCCGCACAATCTGTGTTCGGCGTGCGGCCATTATAACGGCCGTGAGGTCGTCTCGGTCGAGGGTTAA